The following are from one region of the Vibrio parahaemolyticus genome:
- a CDS encoding S8 family peptidase: METRFNRLFAAMLAVGLAPAVSAFDPLYSEQWHLDNTGQTAFAANPAVAGNDLNTKLTQAMGIAGIGVKVAVIDSGVQIDHPDLAGNVVTGSRNFVEDSLFPSSYPVDTNGHGTAVAGLISAVGNNGEGGRGVASHSSLVGFNWLANQTLEGWLISHGMDPATRDVRVFNQSYGFSPINPIAFDENDPQFKLEMDVMQNVSETNAWGRGALFVKSAGNGYRYFNTGRFFVLPSDFFAGGGNQGLPMHNSAQSYDNSSYFNLVTSALRADGTRASYSSVGANVWVAAPAGEYGQDFPAMVTTDLMGCEEGQNTSDGLGINGLHGGTELDPNCNYTSTMNGTSSAAPNTSGAIAAIMSTNHALSARDIRALLAETARVTDAEHPGVQLEFTNNKGELVSYEAISPWQKNAAGVNFHTFYGFGAVDLDEAMKRARMTNNVLPAQIITPWANNATEVSVPDASLAGGSSNIAITDDITVESVQVQLTLEHSRLPDLAIELVSPSGTRSVLQTPRNGLVGQSLDPNITGYENQLMLSNQFYGENAKGEWTLRAIDTNGDEVFSFIAYFNSSAIYDVPMANNAKPGVIKNWSMRIFGH; encoded by the coding sequence ATGGAAACACGCTTTAATCGCCTATTTGCCGCTATGTTGGCTGTGGGCCTTGCACCTGCCGTCTCGGCGTTTGATCCGCTCTATTCAGAACAATGGCATCTCGACAACACTGGCCAAACAGCATTCGCAGCAAACCCTGCTGTTGCGGGTAATGACTTAAACACCAAACTTACGCAAGCCATGGGCATTGCCGGTATTGGCGTTAAAGTTGCGGTCATTGATTCTGGTGTGCAGATCGATCACCCAGACCTTGCAGGTAACGTAGTCACAGGTAGCAGAAACTTCGTTGAAGACTCTTTATTCCCATCCAGTTATCCCGTCGACACTAACGGCCACGGTACTGCCGTTGCTGGTTTGATTAGTGCGGTAGGTAACAATGGTGAAGGTGGACGCGGCGTTGCTTCTCACTCTTCGCTTGTTGGTTTTAACTGGCTTGCAAACCAAACATTAGAAGGTTGGTTAATTTCTCACGGTATGGACCCAGCAACGCGAGATGTACGCGTATTTAACCAAAGCTATGGCTTTAGTCCGATCAACCCAATCGCGTTTGATGAGAATGACCCACAGTTCAAGCTTGAAATGGATGTCATGCAGAACGTCAGCGAAACGAACGCTTGGGGCCGCGGTGCACTGTTTGTCAAGTCTGCGGGGAATGGTTACCGCTATTTCAACACTGGACGATTCTTCGTTCTTCCTAGCGATTTCTTCGCGGGAGGCGGAAACCAAGGTTTACCGATGCACAACTCGGCGCAATCTTACGACAACTCAAGCTACTTCAACCTTGTCACCAGCGCGCTACGCGCAGATGGCACCCGAGCAAGTTACTCTTCTGTTGGCGCTAACGTGTGGGTTGCCGCGCCAGCAGGGGAATACGGGCAAGACTTCCCTGCGATGGTCACAACTGACCTGATGGGATGTGAAGAAGGACAAAACACCAGTGACGGCCTTGGTATTAATGGTCTACACGGTGGTACAGAGCTTGACCCGAACTGTAATTACACCAGCACCATGAACGGCACATCATCGGCTGCGCCGAACACTTCTGGTGCAATCGCCGCTATCATGTCAACCAACCACGCTTTATCTGCCCGTGATATTCGTGCGTTGCTGGCAGAAACCGCACGCGTTACCGATGCCGAGCATCCGGGTGTTCAACTTGAATTTACCAATAATAAAGGTGAGTTGGTGAGCTACGAAGCGATCTCACCTTGGCAGAAAAACGCGGCTGGCGTGAACTTCCATACCTTCTATGGTTTTGGTGCCGTTGATTTGGATGAAGCGATGAAACGCGCTCGCATGACAAATAATGTTCTGCCAGCGCAAATCATCACACCGTGGGCAAACAATGCAACAGAAGTCAGTGTGCCCGATGCAAGCCTTGCTGGTGGTTCGTCAAACATCGCAATTACTGACGACATTACCGTTGAGTCTGTACAGGTGCAGCTGACGCTAGAGCACTCGCGTCTACCTGATTTGGCAATCGAGCTTGTTTCCCCATCAGGCACTCGCTCCGTATTGCAAACACCACGTAACGGCCTTGTTGGTCAGTCTCTTGATCCAAACATTACGGGTTACGAAAACCAACTGATGTTGTCTAACCAATTCTACGGCGAGAATGCCAAGGGTGAATGGACACTGAGAGCTATCGATACAAACGGTGATGAAGTCTTCTCATTTATCGCTTACTTCAACTCATCCGCTATCTATGATGTACCGATGGCGAACAACGCAAAACCAGGAGTTATCAAAAACTGGTCTATGCGTATCTTTGGCCACTAA
- a CDS encoding alkaline phosphatase, with protein MTIRYSLLAASLLAGFVHANEAPKNIIYMIGDGMGPAYTTAYRYYQDNPETKQIEPTVFDSILVGMAHTYPDDDTYVTDSAAGATALSSGIKSYNGAVAVDTHKKPVKTMLEVAKEQGMTTALVATSQINHATPASFAAHNESRRNYDQIADDYLDNKVNGKLPVDLLLGGGVRYFEREDRNLIEEFKMQGYHYLTDFDTLPSLQALPAIGLFADKAFPFALDENPNRLEKMTNKALSLLSRSKHGFFVMIEGSQIDWCGHANDIACAMAEMDDFAKSITLAKAYVDAHPDTLLVVTADHSTGGLTIGANGEYDWKTDVIKGVHQTAWPLATSLAKGSDIKQVWSESVDWALSDVQFALLIDAKKSEEPAKALYQAVKSIINDQSLTGWTTKGHTAVDVQVFAYGKGSQAFVGSQNNTDIANKLIGYLQ; from the coding sequence ATGACAATCAGATACTCTTTACTTGCGGCCAGTTTACTGGCCGGGTTTGTTCACGCCAATGAAGCACCGAAAAATATTATTTATATGATCGGTGATGGAATGGGCCCTGCCTACACAACCGCCTACCGTTATTATCAAGATAACCCAGAAACTAAACAGATTGAGCCTACAGTCTTTGACTCGATACTGGTTGGCATGGCTCACACCTATCCCGATGATGATACTTATGTCACTGACAGTGCAGCAGGCGCGACGGCCTTAAGCAGTGGCATAAAGAGTTACAATGGCGCCGTCGCTGTTGATACCCATAAAAAGCCAGTTAAAACGATGTTGGAAGTAGCGAAAGAGCAGGGCATGACAACCGCTCTAGTGGCGACTTCGCAAATTAACCACGCGACGCCCGCAAGCTTTGCCGCGCACAACGAATCTCGTCGTAATTATGATCAGATAGCAGACGACTACTTGGATAACAAAGTAAATGGAAAGCTGCCCGTCGATCTGTTACTTGGTGGTGGTGTTCGATATTTTGAGCGTGAAGACAGAAATCTGATTGAAGAATTTAAAATGCAGGGTTATCACTACCTAACGGATTTTGATACCTTGCCTTCGTTGCAAGCATTGCCTGCGATTGGGTTGTTTGCCGACAAAGCATTTCCGTTTGCTTTGGATGAGAATCCCAACCGACTCGAGAAGATGACGAATAAGGCGCTGTCTTTATTATCGCGCTCTAAGCATGGCTTTTTCGTCATGATCGAAGGAAGCCAAATAGACTGGTGCGGTCATGCTAACGATATAGCATGCGCGATGGCAGAAATGGATGATTTTGCTAAGTCGATTACTTTAGCCAAGGCGTATGTTGATGCTCATCCTGACACTTTGCTCGTTGTCACCGCCGATCACTCCACGGGAGGTTTAACTATCGGCGCAAATGGAGAATACGACTGGAAAACGGATGTGATCAAAGGCGTGCATCAAACGGCGTGGCCATTAGCAACGTCACTTGCAAAGGGGTCAGACATCAAACAAGTGTGGTCAGAATCAGTAGATTGGGCGCTGTCAGATGTGCAATTTGCGCTCCTCATTGACGCGAAGAAGAGTGAAGAGCCCGCGAAAGCGCTTTATCAAGCCGTAAAGTCAATCATCAACGATCAAAGCCTTACAGGTTGGACGACAAAAGGGCATACCGCGGTGGATGTTCAGGTGTTTGCTTATGGTAAGGGGTCACAAGCATTCGTTGGCTCTCAGAACAATACCGATATCGCAAACAAGTTGATTGGTTATCTTCAATAA
- a CDS encoding SRPBCC family protein, translating to MLAYQVSKSIEINKSQSEIIDYLKDFKNWPEWSPWIILEPSCELTYSDNQGHVGAGYQWNGQRIGTGAVVLESTQEHRLDMELHFFRPIKSQGKVTFIVTQSQDGCTVEWQMQSRVPWYLFFLKTMFKSMIEMDYDRGLKMLKSQLETGQILSQLSEIGTRHQDLIHYVGLQGSGTIPELGPIMKKQTQRLYELMQKESLPVSGELFCYYLSMDMKLGHFEFVTCLPVSEMVEVPNGFVFGTIPACETFVIEHKGDYQFLGNAWSLGMNLTRQNGIKVKSKPLGIERYLNNPNETPKAGLRTEVILFKK from the coding sequence ATGCTTGCTTATCAGGTCAGCAAAAGTATTGAAATCAACAAATCTCAAAGTGAGATCATCGATTATCTAAAGGATTTTAAAAACTGGCCTGAGTGGTCTCCTTGGATCATTTTGGAGCCAAGCTGCGAGCTGACTTACAGTGACAATCAAGGCCACGTTGGTGCTGGTTACCAATGGAATGGGCAACGAATTGGAACGGGGGCGGTTGTTCTGGAAAGCACACAAGAACATCGTTTAGACATGGAGCTGCATTTTTTTCGCCCTATCAAAAGCCAAGGAAAGGTGACGTTCATCGTGACGCAGTCACAAGATGGTTGTACCGTAGAGTGGCAAATGCAGTCTCGTGTTCCTTGGTATCTGTTTTTTCTGAAAACGATGTTCAAATCCATGATTGAAATGGATTACGATCGTGGACTCAAGATGCTAAAAAGCCAGTTAGAAACTGGACAAATATTGTCGCAGTTGAGCGAAATCGGCACTCGTCATCAAGATTTGATTCATTACGTTGGTTTGCAAGGTTCAGGCACAATTCCTGAGCTTGGTCCAATCATGAAAAAGCAAACTCAAAGACTGTACGAACTGATGCAGAAAGAAAGTCTGCCCGTCAGCGGCGAACTGTTCTGCTATTACCTTTCAATGGATATGAAGCTCGGTCATTTTGAATTTGTAACCTGCTTGCCCGTGAGTGAAATGGTAGAGGTACCAAATGGTTTTGTGTTTGGCACGATTCCAGCGTGTGAAACTTTTGTGATTGAGCACAAAGGTGACTACCAGTTTTTGGGCAATGCGTGGTCGTTAGGGATGAATTTGACACGCCAAAACGGCATAAAAGTGAAGAGCAAGCCTTTGGGGATTGAGCGCTACTTGAATAACCCGAATGAGACACCTAAAGCCGGCCTACGTACAGAAGTGATCCTATTTAAGAAATGA
- a CDS encoding sensor histidine kinase, which translates to MDKATDLKHNEYPSIYRKIRWGFGVMTFVMFTLFWSLIYVAENKLEVLSLHHWLDTEAALYTENFQKQGWKAPLPNKLEFNSYWSKAPTPSWLLAFKSPGFYEYLLGEEDKHFVVFDHPSGEGLMYIVFQDDSDDYLDEYESSLHQFTLLLGGLFSLIMLGYGIYMVKILSRPLAKIESKISQMPPDQPAFEVETKFSETRHIEQTLLDSKNDIAGYFRREQEFSRFASHELRTPIMVIAGSTDILSRVPDQPRVAQKAIARMQAACEDMRVLTEAFLLLGKEKIEPQHFGDQTLLVCLHQQLEELAPLFAKQDAHYQLNEQNSGEVYAPASFVTIVINNLIKNAFSYSVGDIEIELQQNTLIITNRHDGNETYNAGYGCGLVIVQRICERMGWPFELNDDGVRFSAKVTFVS; encoded by the coding sequence ATGGACAAGGCTACCGACTTAAAGCATAACGAATACCCAAGTATTTATCGCAAGATTCGCTGGGGTTTTGGCGTGATGACGTTCGTCATGTTTACGCTGTTTTGGTCACTGATTTATGTCGCAGAAAACAAACTTGAGGTATTGAGCCTCCATCACTGGCTCGATACAGAAGCGGCGCTCTACACCGAAAATTTTCAAAAGCAGGGCTGGAAAGCCCCGTTACCAAACAAGTTGGAATTTAACTCCTATTGGAGCAAAGCTCCGACACCAAGTTGGTTGCTCGCGTTCAAATCTCCAGGCTTTTATGAATACTTGTTGGGCGAAGAGGATAAGCACTTTGTGGTGTTTGATCATCCTTCTGGCGAAGGTTTGATGTACATCGTCTTCCAAGATGACTCGGACGATTATCTGGATGAATACGAAAGCTCATTGCACCAGTTCACTCTGTTATTGGGCGGGTTGTTTTCCTTGATTATGCTTGGTTACGGTATTTATATGGTGAAAATTTTGTCTCGACCGCTCGCTAAAATCGAGTCAAAAATCAGCCAGATGCCACCCGACCAGCCTGCATTTGAAGTGGAAACGAAGTTCAGTGAAACGCGCCATATTGAGCAGACGTTGTTAGACAGTAAGAACGACATCGCGGGCTATTTCCGCCGCGAACAAGAGTTTAGTCGCTTTGCCTCCCATGAGCTTCGCACGCCTATTATGGTGATCGCAGGCTCAACAGACATTTTATCTCGAGTGCCTGACCAGCCAAGGGTGGCACAAAAAGCGATTGCGCGAATGCAAGCTGCGTGTGAAGACATGCGCGTTTTGACCGAGGCGTTTTTGTTGTTAGGTAAAGAGAAAATTGAGCCACAGCACTTTGGCGATCAAACGCTTTTGGTTTGTTTACACCAGCAATTGGAAGAGCTTGCTCCGTTGTTTGCAAAGCAAGATGCGCATTATCAGCTTAACGAACAAAATAGCGGCGAAGTGTATGCTCCAGCAAGCTTCGTGACGATAGTCATCAACAATTTAATCAAAAATGCGTTCAGTTACAGCGTTGGAGACATCGAGATCGAACTACAGCAAAACACGCTGATTATCACCAATCGTCATGATGGTAACGAAACGTATAATGCGGGTTATGGTTGCGGCTTAGTGATAGTGCAACGCATTTGTGAACGGATGGGGTGGCCGTTTGAATTAAACGATGATGGCGTCCGATTTAGCGCGAAAGTGACGTTTGTTTCTTGA
- a CDS encoding response regulator transcription factor produces the protein MKILIVDDNHNVSETIADYLELEGMTIDCAYHGEAALALLEDNHYDVIIMDIMMPKLDGISTVQKLRQEQFCGTPILFLTAKDTLDDKIAAFKAGGDDYLMKPFAMQELSLRIHALASRGPRQDIGTLTFADICLDARTGKVTRDGKEIKLSRIQTKILKLLLKYAPASVSRTEVIESVWGDEPPSSDALRSHIYGLRTALDKGFEESRLETIHGQGYRLKA, from the coding sequence ATGAAAATTTTAATTGTTGATGATAACCACAATGTTTCCGAGACCATTGCTGACTACCTAGAACTCGAAGGTATGACGATAGATTGCGCGTATCACGGAGAGGCTGCGCTGGCGTTGTTGGAAGATAACCATTACGACGTGATCATTATGGATATCATGATGCCAAAACTCGATGGCATCAGTACCGTACAAAAGCTGCGTCAGGAACAGTTTTGCGGAACGCCCATTCTTTTTCTAACCGCAAAAGACACATTAGATGACAAAATAGCGGCATTTAAAGCGGGTGGGGATGACTACTTAATGAAGCCGTTTGCGATGCAAGAGCTCAGTTTACGTATTCATGCTTTAGCTAGTCGTGGCCCACGCCAAGACATTGGTACGCTGACGTTCGCTGATATCTGTTTAGATGCGCGCACTGGTAAAGTCACGCGCGATGGTAAAGAGATCAAGCTAAGTCGCATCCAAACCAAAATCTTAAAGCTGCTGTTGAAGTACGCGCCTGCGTCAGTATCACGAACGGAAGTGATCGAAAGTGTTTGGGGCGATGAGCCACCTAGTAGTGATGCATTACGCAGTCATATTTATGGTTTGAGAACTGCACTCGATAAAGGTTTTGAAGAATCACGATTAGAGACTATTCATGGACAAGGCTACCGACTTAAAGCATAA
- a CDS encoding DUF5666 domain-containing protein, with protein sequence MKKLALISVVGLALSGCGGSGSDNNDSSSTLPTAKPSAAIGSVESVDAQESTLTVNGYTYRVSKVVYGTTPLALAVVQPNMMVKVDENIQKTADAHAVVSLEPTITGRVTAIDYAKKTFSVNGVELQFDGLSNEIGLGDWVMVSSLPTADAGYKVLSVVEIDVDHHPSIGDMYEIEGRIASIDANQSTFKLGANITVSYHSVDQLKVGQWVEAEGKMEGGTFVASDVEIEGYDNLENDSDVEGIVTWVANDYSEFSLNYRGAFFVDNATRFEDGSKMSLKQGQEVDVSSVLRNGKRIATVVEFEAPDFDDNHQWQGKEFECEGYVSNYDANARTFEIERCENDADQLLNNKLVVIDAQTQFQGIEELNLNGARVEVDGVIINNQNVAREIEREGYDD encoded by the coding sequence ATGAAAAAACTGGCTCTTATTTCTGTCGTAGGTTTGGCATTGTCTGGTTGTGGTGGTTCTGGCAGCGACAATAACGACAGCTCATCAACCCTCCCAACAGCAAAACCAAGTGCAGCTATTGGGTCTGTTGAATCTGTAGATGCTCAAGAAAGCACATTAACCGTCAATGGATATACTTACCGCGTTTCAAAGGTGGTTTACGGTACAACTCCATTAGCGTTAGCTGTTGTGCAACCAAATATGATGGTAAAAGTGGATGAAAACATCCAAAAAACAGCAGACGCCCACGCCGTTGTGTCACTAGAACCAACCATTACTGGTCGAGTGACTGCCATTGATTACGCAAAGAAAACCTTCTCCGTAAATGGTGTAGAACTGCAGTTTGATGGCTTAAGTAACGAGATCGGTTTAGGTGATTGGGTGATGGTGTCTTCACTTCCAACTGCTGATGCTGGCTACAAAGTCTTATCTGTGGTGGAAATTGACGTTGACCACCACCCAAGCATAGGCGACATGTACGAAATTGAAGGCCGAATCGCAAGCATTGATGCAAACCAAAGCACCTTCAAACTGGGCGCAAACATCACCGTGTCTTACCACAGTGTTGACCAACTAAAAGTAGGTCAATGGGTAGAAGCGGAAGGCAAAATGGAAGGGGGTACTTTTGTCGCCTCTGACGTCGAAATAGAAGGCTATGACAACCTAGAAAACGACAGCGATGTGGAAGGCATCGTCACTTGGGTTGCGAACGATTACAGCGAGTTTTCACTAAACTACCGCGGTGCGTTCTTTGTTGATAACGCAACTCGATTCGAAGACGGTAGCAAAATGAGTTTAAAACAAGGCCAAGAAGTCGACGTTTCTTCTGTCTTGAGAAATGGCAAACGCATTGCCACCGTCGTTGAGTTTGAAGCGCCAGATTTTGATGACAACCATCAATGGCAAGGCAAAGAGTTTGAATGCGAAGGTTATGTGTCAAATTACGATGCGAATGCAAGAACATTTGAAATCGAACGTTGTGAGAATGATGCTGATCAACTGCTAAATAACAAATTGGTGGTTATCGATGCGCAAACTCAATTCCAAGGCATTGAAGAACTGAACTTGAATGGTGCACGTGTCGAAGTCGATGGTGTGATCATCAATAATCAAAACGTCGCTCGCGAAATCGAGCGAGAAGGCTACGACGACTAA
- a CDS encoding nucleoside phosphorylase, translating into MAKQPHIGVDETQVAPLVIVCGEPDRANRIAALFDDAEMVSENREYRVFTGNYKGQAVSVCSTGIGAPSMIIAVEELKQCGVTHVVRVGSAGAMQSWVQLGELIVAEGAVRDEGGSKSYVDSAYPAYASFTLLKEVERYLSTQTTPYHFGVVRSHDSFYTDDEEAICQYWNKKGILGADMETSALFTVGRLRGLHVASILNNVVLYQQDVKEGVGQYVDEAKVMMEGEKLASFTALEALIAQA; encoded by the coding sequence ATGGCTAAACAACCTCATATCGGTGTTGATGAAACACAAGTCGCTCCTCTTGTTATTGTATGTGGCGAGCCAGATCGAGCGAATCGTATCGCGGCATTATTTGATGATGCAGAAATGGTGTCGGAAAACCGTGAGTACCGCGTGTTTACCGGCAACTACAAAGGTCAGGCTGTTTCTGTATGCAGCACAGGCATCGGCGCACCATCGATGATCATTGCGGTAGAAGAGCTCAAACAGTGCGGCGTAACTCATGTGGTACGTGTTGGATCTGCGGGTGCTATGCAATCTTGGGTTCAGCTTGGAGAATTGATTGTTGCTGAAGGTGCAGTAAGAGACGAAGGTGGTTCCAAATCGTACGTCGATTCGGCTTATCCGGCGTACGCAAGCTTTACTCTACTGAAAGAAGTCGAGCGTTATTTGTCAACGCAAACGACGCCATATCATTTCGGCGTAGTACGTTCTCACGACAGTTTCTACACCGATGACGAAGAGGCCATTTGTCAGTACTGGAACAAGAAAGGTATTCTAGGTGCAGACATGGAAACTTCGGCGCTGTTTACGGTCGGTCGATTACGAGGCCTTCATGTGGCTTCGATTTTAAACAATGTCGTACTCTACCAACAAGATGTGAAGGAAGGGGTAGGTCAGTACGTAGATGAAGCTAAAGTTATGATGGAAGGTGAAAAGCTTGCATCTTTCACGGCTTTAGAAGCGTTGATTGCTCAAGCATAG
- the pnuC gene encoding nicotinamide riboside transporter PnuC has protein sequence MDLFALLDINNTLVNIPIGDGYAMSWIEAFGTVFGLLCIWFASQEKTINYVFGLLNVTLFAVIFFQIQLYGLLLLQLFFFCANIYGWYAWTRPNAQGETLEVRWLSKQKLMATAVVCVVSIALLTIYIDPFFFALANIAVDSLNIFGAGLSEPVLEPDAFPFWDATMTVLSVVAQILMTRKYVENWILWVVINIISVGIYATQGVYAMSVQYAILMFIAANGTREWARSAKRNGDKTLAQAAA, from the coding sequence ATGGACCTATTTGCCTTACTCGATATCAACAATACCCTCGTTAACATTCCGATTGGAGACGGCTACGCAATGAGCTGGATCGAAGCATTCGGAACCGTCTTTGGTCTGCTTTGCATTTGGTTTGCGAGCCAAGAGAAGACCATCAACTACGTATTCGGCTTACTGAATGTCACGCTTTTTGCTGTTATCTTTTTCCAAATTCAGTTGTACGGATTGCTACTTCTTCAACTGTTTTTCTTCTGCGCCAATATTTACGGTTGGTACGCATGGACTCGACCAAATGCACAAGGTGAAACGTTGGAAGTTCGTTGGCTTAGCAAGCAAAAGCTGATGGCGACTGCGGTTGTTTGTGTGGTCTCGATTGCATTGTTGACCATCTACATTGACCCATTCTTCTTCGCGCTGGCAAACATTGCTGTTGATAGCCTAAACATTTTCGGTGCAGGCCTGTCTGAGCCAGTACTTGAGCCTGATGCGTTCCCGTTCTGGGATGCAACCATGACGGTACTTTCTGTTGTTGCACAAATTCTGATGACACGTAAATACGTCGAAAACTGGATTCTATGGGTTGTGATCAACATCATCAGTGTGGGTATCTACGCGACGCAAGGTGTGTACGCAATGTCTGTTCAGTACGCGATTCTTATGTTCATTGCTGCCAATGGTACGCGTGAGTGGGCTCGTAGTGCCAAGCGCAATGGCGATAAAACCTTAGCTCAAGCAGCAGCGTAA